The genomic DNA GAGGAACGGTGTGGAGTTCACGGCGACCAGGTTCACGAGCACGAGTACGGGCAGGATCGTTGCGGCGATCCGTGCGCCGGCGGGCAGCATGGAGACGGCGGCGACCGCGCCGATCGCACCGGCGAGCTGCCACTCCCATACCCGCAGGCCGGTGAGTGTCACCATGTGCAGCGCGGCCACGCCGATCCCGATTGCGACGAACGCCGTCAATCGGCTCCACTTCCCGGGAGGCGCGTCGACGAGTGCGCCCACGCCGAGCCCTGCGGCAATGCTGCCGGCGAAGCTCGACACCCAGATAAAACGGTTGGGCTCGCGGAATAACTTCCCCGCCGGCAGCGCCTGGTAGGCGGTATACAGAAAGTTGTCGAAGTTCAGCGCGAGATACAGCATGGCCACCAGCGCGTAGAACAAGCCCATTCGGCGCTGACGCGATGCAACGACCGCCACGAGCAGTCCAAGAGGCAGCAGCGGGATCGGGGTGCCGCGGCCCGTGACCTGCCGGGTGACATGGTCGCGAAAGATGGGCCAGTCCCACTTCTCGACTCGTATATCCGCGTTCTCCAGCGGTCCGCTGCGAACCGAGAAGTGAGCGAATTCTGCCATCGGAAGCAGTTGAATCGCGCCGAGACAGACGCAGATCGTTACGGCGAGCGCCAGCACCCCGAACGTGCGCAGCGGCCGCGTCAGGTGACCGGTGGCGAGCTCCCACAGCACCCGAAGGCCGATGACCTGGCAAGTGAACAACAGGATCTGCGGGTATGCGCCGAAGAGTTGCAGCGTCAGTACGAGGCCGAGCACGACACCATTTCCGACAGTCGGAGCGGCGAGGATGCGTTCGCACCGCCAGAGTGCCCACGGTGTCCAGACGTAGATCCCGAGGATGTTGGTGGATTGCCACATGGCCAGCTCCACCATCGGCCCACCGACTCCGAAGCACAGACCGCCGACCAGTGCTCCGACGCGGCCAGCACCCAGCTGCCGGCATAACAGATAGGCTCCGACCGCGCCGATCGCCATGTGAACGACGGCGAGCAGGCGAAACCCGAAATCGAGGTCGATGAAGAAAAGAGGCCAGTTGAGCGGATAGAACATCCCGAGCAGGGTGCTCGGGAGAAACGGCTGGCCGCAATTCTGCAATGCGTTCCAGAGCAGGCCATGCCCGTCGCGGAGCGCGTTGAGCGCATAGAGGATGTTGGGATAGTGCGCTGCGTATACGTCGAAGGACGGGAATGCGTTGCGGCCGGCCAGTCCGGTCGCGAACGTTACGACGACGGCCGCCAGCAGGCCGAGCATCGCAAATTCTTTGACGCGATCGCTTCCGGGCGTCACGACGGATCCTGCCCGGGCGCTAAGAAATCCATATCGGATTCATACCCGTGCATCCGGGGGTCCACAATCGACGCCGTGGCATCCAGGTTCTCGCAGGACGCGGTTACAGGCGAGCGGCAAGCAGCAGAACTGCGATGGTCGCGCCTACGACATAACTGGACGGATCCTTGATGGCGAAGAGCACTGGATCGTCTTTCAGCACGCCGCGATGCGCGAGCAGCCAGATGCGGCTGATCCAGTAGAGCAGCATCGGACAGATGAGCCAGAGCGCCGCGGGATGCGCGTAAAGTCCGACGACGCGGTCGCTGTTGATGTAGAGGGCGGCAACCAGCACCGAAATATAGCCGCTGACGGCGCCGTTGGTTGCGATCAGCTCCAGGTCCGAATGGTAATAGCCGCGCACCTTCAGCCCGTCCGGCTGCTGCTGTTGCCGTACTCCGTAGAGCTCCGAGTAGCGCTTGACGAACGCCAGGCTCAGAAAAAAGAACAGCGAGAACCCGAGAAGCCATGGAGACGGAACGATTCCGGTCGCCGCGCCGCCCGCGATGACGCGTCCCGTGTACAACATGGCGAGCAGGAGCACATCGATGAGCGGCACGTGCTTCAAACGAAACGAGTACGCCGTCGTGGCGGCGAGGTAGATCAGCAGCACCACCAGGAACGACGGCGGCAGCAGCGCAGCCACAGCGAGGCCGGAAAGCAGGCAGACGGGCCCCATGGCGAATCCGGCCACCAGCGGAAGGTCGCCCGAGGCGAACGGTCTCCTGCACTTCGTGGCATGCCTGCGGTCGGCCGCCAGATCGAGCAGATCGTTGGCGAGGTAGACCGAGGACGCGCACAGGTTGAATGCGACGAATGCAAGGAATGCGTTCACGAAAAGTTCCGGATCGCGCGCTTCCGGTGCCATCAGCAGCGCAACGAAGACGAGCAGGTTCTTGACCCACTGCTGAACTCGCAGCGCGCGTGCCAGCGTGCGAAAGCTCCACGGCGGCGACGGGAATGTGCGCGTGACGCGCTCGCCGGCGCGACCGGCAAGGCGAGCGTCGGAGCTGACGACGATTGCGTTGCGCGCGCTCGACCAGACGTCGAGGTCCGCAACATGGTCGCCTGCATAATCGTAGCCGCCGGCGCCGAAGCGTTCGCAGAGCTCGGCGCGCTTGTTTGCGCCCTTCAGGTTGTTCGTGCCGTTGCTCGCAATGACCTCGTGGAATACGCCGACGTAGTCTGCGACGGGCCGCACGATGGCCTCGTCGGCCGCAGATACGAGCACGATCCTGCGACCCGCGGCATGCTCGTCGCGCAGGAAGGCGACGAACTCCTGATGATACGGAAGTGTCGAAGGGTCGAGCTCGACTCTTCTCGAGATCTGGCGCTTCAGGTTGGCCTTGCCTCCGGCCAGCCAGATCGGCAACGCCGCGATCAGGAGCGGATTCGCCTTGAGCAGAAGAAGGACGGACTCAAACAGTGTGTCTGTCCTGACGAGCGTTCCGTCCATGTCGACACAGAGCGGCGGCTCGGCGGAGGTCGAGATGGGGCGTGAAATCATTGCCAAAGCGCTCGATGCGGACCGCAAGGTGGGAATCGGGTCAGCCACGCTT from Candidatus Limnocylindrales bacterium includes the following:
- a CDS encoding UbiA family prenyltransferase, which encodes MISRPISTSAEPPLCVDMDGTLVRTDTLFESVLLLLKANPLLIAALPIWLAGGKANLKRQISRRVELDPSTLPYHQEFVAFLRDEHAAGRRIVLVSAADEAIVRPVADYVGVFHEVIASNGTNNLKGANKRAELCERFGAGGYDYAGDHVADLDVWSSARNAIVVSSDARLAGRAGERVTRTFPSPPWSFRTLARALRVQQWVKNLLVFVALLMAPEARDPELFVNAFLAFVAFNLCASSVYLANDLLDLAADRRHATKCRRPFASGDLPLVAGFAMGPVCLLSGLAVAALLPPSFLVVLLIYLAATTAYSFRLKHVPLIDVLLLAMLYTGRVIAGGAATGIVPSPWLLGFSLFFFLSLAFVKRYSELYGVRQQQQPDGLKVRGYYHSDLELIATNGAVSGYISVLVAALYINSDRVVGLYAHPAALWLICPMLLYWISRIWLLAHRGVLKDDPVLFAIKDPSSYVVGATIAVLLLAARL